From one Rhodamnia argentea isolate NSW1041297 chromosome 1, ASM2092103v1, whole genome shotgun sequence genomic stretch:
- the LOC115726578 gene encoding uncharacterized protein LOC115726578 has protein sequence MATEILRPQDCLAKRIGASPAAYPRRRSCSYGNSCSNPRPNRKHHQHQQRKRSVTGQSEPTVSMRSNPEEAGPARPGGLAMGKVTILRRGEPLDAAIKDDAGSKREGGGSVVSGLGPGPELVREQVIGPELRSPGVAAGGKPVVYAGSAFAVSPEPSSLPLPSFSNKKKQVLLVDDSATRDLRRILRLDLL, from the coding sequence ATGGCGACGGAGATCTTGCGGCCTCAGGACTGCTTGGCCAAGCGGATAGGAGCCTCCCCGGCGGCTTACCCTCGCCGGAGGAGCTGCAGCTACGGGAACTCCTGTTCTAATCCCAGGCCTAACAGGAAGCACCACCAGCACCAGCAGAGGAAGCGGTCGGTTACCGGCCAGTCGGAGCCGACGGTCTCCATGAGATCGAACCCCGAGGAAGCCGGCCCGGCGAGGCCCGGCGGCCTCGCGATGGGGAAGGTCACCATCCTCCGGCGAGGCGAGCCTCTGGACGCGGCGATTAAGGACGACGCCGGTTCGAAGAGGGAAGGAGGAGGTTCAGTCGTTTCGGGATTAGGTCCAGGGCCGGAGCTGGTGCGGGAGCAGGTCATCGGGCCGGAGCTGAGGTCCCCCGGGGTGGCGGCGGGGGGGAAGCCCGTGGTGTACGCCGGATCGGCTTTCGCCGTGTCGCCCGAGCCGAGCTCGCTGCCTCTGCCGTCGTTTTCGAACAAGAAGAAGCAGGTGCTCCTGGTCGACGATTCGGCCACCAGAGACCTCCGGAGAATTCTCCGACTCGATCTGCTGTGA